The region AGTTTTCATGCCCCTAACTTGGCATAAACCACCGGGGCTGGCAACAACAGGAATGGACTTGAGGACATGTTCTCCTCCGGCGACGCCGGAGTGCTTCCCGAAATGGGGCTCTTCGTTAAACCGAACGAGAAACTAGCTTACCTTTGCCCTTGGATTCCAAGGCATCGACCTTCTTGGGAGTGATGGTGGGCAGGTTCAATGGTTTGCTGAGCAAATACTTCGGGTCTTCTTTACGACGGTCCAATTGAAACTTTACTTTTTCAGCAGCTGCTTTGGAGTCTTTTACGTAAAGAATGGGATCAAAACCGCACACGCGGCACACCACCGCCAAGCGCCAGCGAATTTGCACGAACACTTCAGAAATCGCCAAACACACAACAAAGGCAATCATCACGCGCGGATCGTATTCTTGCCAGATGGCGAACATAATCACCACAGCCGCCATGGCAGAGGCGATGATATTCATCACACCGATATTTTTCTTACGATAAATATTGCGGGGAGTTTTACAGAAGGCGCAGTAACAGTTGTGTTTGGATTTAAAGAACATACATCTAGTTTGCCAAAAACAAGGTCTAGAATGAAAGATCAATTTTTGAGAAATCACAAACCACTGCTAGAATCAGCGTATGACTAAACTAAAAACGATCCAATTCGCTATGGTTTCTATTGCTACTGTTTTCTCCTCTACGATGGTCCTGGCCGCTTCTGGCGCGGATTACACGGAAGTCTCTTATGATGACCTTGTCAACGAGCTCAGCCAAAAAAAGTCTACTTATGAGCAGACTGTAAAAGACGCCAACGGTCCTCAGTCACATATCGGCATTGGATACGTGAACGGCTTCACTAATATTTCAACGGGCGGCGAAAGCTTCAATCGCCACACTTCTGGTATTCAACTTTCTGCGGGTCGCGATTTGAGCTCTCGCAACATCTATGGCGAAGTGATTTTCCGTAACTATGGCTCCAATGATGGTGCGAACGAAGAATTCTCTTTGCGTGAACTGGAAGCCAAAGTGGGTTACACGAATCAGATTGAAGGTGTTTGGAATTATTCTGTAAGCAGCGGACTTTCTGCTCGTATGCTTAAGTACTCCAATCCATCTAAAGACATGTCGGTGGATGAAACCAATCCTTCATTGGTTATTGCCAGCGGAATTTTTGCACAAGTTCACCGTAATATTTCTGTAGGTATTGAAGGCAGTGCTCGCACAGCCATGGTTAATAAGCCTTCTGACAAAGACTCTTTTGACTTCGCGTTTCGCTTGAACACTTCTCTGTAATTCGTAATACTGGGCGAGTGGATACACTCGCCTTACTTCTTAGCCTTTTTGGTTTTCTTGCCTGCCTTGCCGTTTTGACTAACAAAGCGCGCGCCCGAGTTCACTACGATAAAGAACTACAGCCTAACTGTTTACTGACTCGCTGGCCCCTGTTGTTCGTCACAGGTCCCCGCAGCTTTTTTTATTTCTCGAACTATTGGAACATCTATCCGTCATACCTTGCTGAACATGGCTATGAAGTTTTTCACTTGCGACTTCCTTGGAGCAATTCCCTGCTGCGCCAATCACGTGCCATCGAATTTTTAAAAGCCCAGGATGCCGCCAAGCTTCGCTTTCATTTGGTAATGGACTCTGCCACTCTACAAGAGTTCCAAACGATCCTCAAAGATCTGCGTCCCGAATGCATCATCAGCATCACTGAAATTACCGACTCAGAAAACAAATCACAGACAAATTCCCTGCGGGCCCCAGTTGTTCCCCAAGAAACGATCGAAGCCCTGCCGTCTCGACAAGGCAGTTTCTTTATAAAATGGGCCTATCAACTTCATCGCCTGATTTTACCGGGCCGTCCTCTTTCCTCACTCAGCGCCCTCGGCGCCGTCGAAGAAACTCAACTTCAAAATGCCCGCCTCCTTTTGGAAAGAGCCCAATCCCTTGCCGAAATGGATCTGCGCGAAGACTTGTGAGTATGAGGCGATTGCACAGCTTAAGGGCCCTGCTCCTTCTCGCGATCTCAGAACAACTAGTTCTGCTTGCTAAGAACTACACCCTCGTGATCAAATGGGCTCATGACTGATTATCGCGATGTTACCCCTGGTAATGAACCCAAAATGCAAACCGCTAAAGAAGTTTTCAATTATGTGATTGATTACCTTCGCCACCCGGTTCAAAAAATTAAAAATCTTCCAGACTGGAAGTGGTCCACGTTGCTAATTACGATCATCGTGATTTCAATGATTTCGGGTGTTATCTCCGGACTGATTCCTCCCAATGTCTATCGCATCGGTTCGGGTTTGATCTTTGCCCCGTTCATCGCAGTCGTTATGGCTTGGCTGGGCGGAGTTTTCATTTATTATTACTTTCAAGTTTTTGAAAAGCGCACGTGTTCACTTCGTAAGATCTTTACCTTGATTCTTTTCTCGAACATTCCATTTTTCATCTTCCAAGCAGGATCCGAGTTGATTCCGCCAATCACGTTGGTTGGTTTTGCATTCACAGCCTTACTCATGGCCGTGGGATTGACCGAAAACTTCAGCATGGAAAAGCGCAGATCATTACGCCTAGTAACGATCCTGTTCGCTTGCGTGTTCTTCCTGTGGCTCTATAACCGCATCGAAGTCGCCAGAATGTAAACTGCGGACGGCCGCACCTCCGCTCCGGTTACTGGCCGCGTTAATGAACTCCGCGAAACAGCTGTAAGTGTGACTAAAAGTAGTTTGTATAAAAAAAGGCACCTCATCGGTGCCTTTTTTTTTGATAGTTATTTTTTTTACTCTTCAGCACAAACTTGGCGATCCACCAAGAAATAGCTCTGATACCCTGTTAAGCGCGACCCGTAGAACCGAAGCCACCCGCACCACGTTCAGTTTCAGTCAACTCGTGAGCCAAAACGAAGTTTGCTTGGTAAACCGGAGCCACAACCAATTGAGCGCAGCGTTCTTGATCACCGATCGTAACTGCTGCATCACCCAAATTGATCACGATAATTTTAACTTCACCACGATAGTCAGCATCGATAGTCCCCGGCGTGTTCAAAACAGTCAGACCATTTTTAGCAGCCCAACCACTGCGAGGACGTGCTTGGATTTCAAAACCCATTGGGATTTCAAAGCTCAAACCTGTTGGAATCATCGCACGTTGACCTGGCTCTAAAACTACAGGGCCATCCAGTTGCGCGCGTACATCAACACCTGAAGCGCCAGCCGATTGATAAGCAGGCAATTCACCTTTGAAGTTTTCAAGAGTCTTAATTTTTACGTTCACTTTATTCATAGTTCAAACTCCTCCCACCAGTCTTTGAGTTCCTCAACACCAGTGCCCAGCAATACGCCGGATGTTTTATCTGTCGCCAATTCCTGACGGATGTATCGATTCACAGAATCCACCGTCACTTGATTGATCTCTTCGATCACGGAATCAACGGATCTATATTGGCCAAATACCATTTCATTGACTGCCAAAGATGTCATGCGATTTTCAATATCATCGGAGCCCAGCAAAATGGATCCCTTAACTTGAGTCTTAAACATCTCGACATCAGAACGAGTCGCCCCGTTCTTGCGAATCTTTTGGAATTCCTTGGCAATCAACTCGCCGACTTTTTTGACGCTCTTCAATTCAGAAGCCGCGTAAATATTCAGCATGCCCGAGTCGATATTGGTATTAAGACTTGAGAAAATCGAATAAACCAAACCACGCTTTTCACGGACACTTTGGTAAAGCTTGGAAGTCATGCCCCCACCCAGCAATGTATTCGCGATCACCGCTTCAAAGCGGTACTTGTCACGGAAACTTGCGGTTGGAAGACCTAAAAGCATGTGCACTTGCTCGGATTGTTTTTCCATCACACGGCGACGGCGCAACCAATTTGGTTTTTTGCGCGTATTTTTCAAGGTGCTCTTTTTCTTTTTACCCAAGTGTTTTTCCACGCCCGCCATAAACTCATCGTGATCCAAGCAACCTGCCGCGCTCACGATGATATTTTTGCCAGTGTAGTTTTTCTTATAGTAATCCATCACTTGATTTTGCTTCATCAAAGCGATGGAAGCTGGTGTACCCAAGATAGGACGACCCAATGGATGCTTGCCGTAAACCTCGTCATAAAGAACGTCATAAATAACATCTTCATGAGAGTCCTCGGACATCGCGATCTCTTGCAGAATCACGCCTTTTTCCAAAGCGAATTCCTTTTTTACCAGATTCATATTGGAAACAAGGTCCGACAAAACGTCTAAGGCCTTCTCCCAATGATCTTTCAAAACAAGAGCGTGATAGCACGTGTATTCACGTGTGGTGTAAGCGTTCAGCTCCCCACCCACGGATTCCAAAGATTTTGCGATTTGATAGGTATTGCGAGTTTTGGTGCCTTTAAACACCAGATGCTCAAGTAAGTGAGACATGCCGGCAATGGCTGGAACTTCGTCACGAGTCCCCGTTAAAACCCAGATACCGATAGAAACGGCACGGGACCCTGGATGAAACTCGCTCATCACTCGGATCCCGTTAGAAAGTTCAGATTTTTTGAACAAAGTATTTATAACCTGCTCCTATCCGCCTTCGCCAAGGCTACGGCGGACAAGTCCGCTGAGGCATTGGCGAGACGCCGAGAACTACTGTTGTTGTTGCAACAAAGCCTTGCGAGAAAGTTTCACGCGACCTGCACGGTCTACTTCAAGAACTTTCACGTCGATAGTTTCGCCTTCTTTAAGAACATCTGTTACAGCGCGAACGCGCTCGTTAGAGATCTCAGAGATGTGTAGCAAACCTTGAGTGTTCGGAAGAATTTCAACAAAAGCTCCAAATTCAGCGATTTTTACTACGCGGCCTTTATACGTTTTTCCAACTTCAGCCTCTGCCACGATGTCGTTGATCATGCCGATAGCTTTTTTAGTTGCTTCAGGGTCAGCAGACGCGATGTGGATTGTACCGTCGTCTTCGATCTCGATCTTAACGCCAGTCGCTTCAGTGATACCACGGATAACTTTACCGCCAGAACCGATAACTTCACGGATTTTGTCTGGACGGATTTTGATAGTCTCGATACGCGGAGCAAATTCAGAGATTTGACCACGAGGAGTTTTCATCACTTTTTCCATTTCGTTCAAGATGTGGATACGGCCGTCTTTAGCTTGAGACAACGCTTGTTCCATAACTTCGAAAGAAACAGAGTCAATTTTGATATCCATTTGAACCGCTGTGATACCTTGAGCAGTACCAGCAACTTTAAAGTCCATGTCACCCAAGTGATCTTCATCACCCAAGATGTCCGTCAATACAGCGACGCGGTCGCCTTCTTTGATAAGACCCATTGCCACACCTGCAACGTTACCTTTAACAGGAACGCCGGCATCAAGAAGCGCCATCAAACCAGAACAAACAGTACCCATTGAAGAAGAACCGTTGGATTCCAAAACTTCAGATACGATACGGATTGTGTATGGGAATTTCTCATGATCAGGAAGAACTGCTTTAAGAGCACGTTCAGCCAAGTTACCGTGACCGATCTCACGACGAGAAGTACCGCTCATACGACCCACTTCACCTACAGAGTATGGAGGGAAGTTATAGTGAAGCATGAACTTGCGTTTTTGAACGCCCAACAATGAATCAACCATTTGCTCATCGTCACCAGTACCCAAAGTCACAGTACCCAATACTTGAGTTTCACCACGAGTGAAAAGGCCTGAACCGTGAGCACGCGGCAAGATACCTACTTCGTTCGCCACTGGACGTACCGTTGTCGTGTTACGACCATCGATACGAACTTTGCGATCCAAGATCATGGCACGAGCTTCTTTGTACTTAAGATCTTCAACGATCGTGTTAAGGTCTTTTTTACGTTGCTTCAAAAGGTCTTTGTCAGTGATTGACGCCAACAAAGTTTTTTCAGCTTCAGCAGCAGCTGTGTTTGCAGCAGCATAACGATCTTGTTTTTCTTTGATCGCAAGTGCAGCAGCAATTTTAGGTTGCAAGAAAGCTTCAGCAGAAGCTTTGAATTCAGCATCGATA is a window of Bdellovibrio sp. SKB1291214 DNA encoding:
- a CDS encoding M16 family metallopeptidase, which translates into the protein MFKKSELSNGIRVMSEFHPGSRAVSIGIWVLTGTRDEVPAIAGMSHLLEHLVFKGTKTRNTYQIAKSLESVGGELNAYTTREYTCYHALVLKDHWEKALDVLSDLVSNMNLVKKEFALEKGVILQEIAMSEDSHEDVIYDVLYDEVYGKHPLGRPILGTPASIALMKQNQVMDYYKKNYTGKNIIVSAAGCLDHDEFMAGVEKHLGKKKKSTLKNTRKKPNWLRRRRVMEKQSEQVHMLLGLPTASFRDKYRFEAVIANTLLGGGMTSKLYQSVREKRGLVYSIFSSLNTNIDSGMLNIYAASELKSVKKVGELIAKEFQKIRKNGATRSDVEMFKTQVKGSILLGSDDIENRMTSLAVNEMVFGQYRSVDSVIEEINQVTVDSVNRYIRQELATDKTSGVLLGTGVEELKDWWEEFEL
- the dut gene encoding dUTP diphosphatase, whose protein sequence is MNKVNVKIKTLENFKGELPAYQSAGASGVDVRAQLDGPVVLEPGQRAMIPTGLSFEIPMGFEIQARPRSGWAAKNGLTVLNTPGTIDADYRGEVKIIVINLGDAAVTIGDQERCAQLVVAPVYQANFVLAHELTETERGAGGFGSTGRA
- a CDS encoding Yip1 family protein, whose protein sequence is MTDYRDVTPGNEPKMQTAKEVFNYVIDYLRHPVQKIKNLPDWKWSTLLITIIVISMISGVISGLIPPNVYRIGSGLIFAPFIAVVMAWLGGVFIYYYFQVFEKRTCSLRKIFTLILFSNIPFFIFQAGSELIPPITLVGFAFTALLMAVGLTENFSMEKRRSLRLVTILFACVFFLWLYNRIEVARM
- the pnp gene encoding polyribonucleotide nucleotidyltransferase produces the protein MKTTVTTSVGGKQITIETGRMAKQADGSVLVSSGNNMVIVTAVSSKKQSELDFFPLTVEYIEKYYATGKIPGGYFKREAKPTNDAVLIARLIDRPIRPSFPEGYRYETQVVATVLSADGSFPLEILASLGASAALHVSDIPFNGPTAAVQIARVDGQFIANPTPQQLEKSDMDMIVAGTRNGLLMVEGETKFITEADALAALKFGHNALMPLLNAQDELREKTGSVAKRVFTPPSIDAEFKASAEAFLQPKIAAALAIKEKQDRYAAANTAAAEAEKTLLASITDKDLLKQRKKDLNTIVEDLKYKEARAMILDRKVRIDGRNTTTVRPVANEVGILPRAHGSGLFTRGETQVLGTVTLGTGDDEQMVDSLLGVQKRKFMLHYNFPPYSVGEVGRMSGTSRREIGHGNLAERALKAVLPDHEKFPYTIRIVSEVLESNGSSSMGTVCSGLMALLDAGVPVKGNVAGVAMGLIKEGDRVAVLTDILGDEDHLGDMDFKVAGTAQGITAVQMDIKIDSVSFEVMEQALSQAKDGRIHILNEMEKVMKTPRGQISEFAPRIETIKIRPDKIREVIGSGGKVIRGITEATGVKIEIEDDGTIHIASADPEATKKAIGMINDIVAEAEVGKTYKGRVVKIAEFGAFVEILPNTQGLLHISEISNERVRAVTDVLKEGETIDVKVLEVDRAGRVKLSRKALLQQQQ